CATGGCCCATGAAGAAGGGTTCATGACCCTATGAAGGGTCCACGGTCGTGAACTCTTGAATACCATGAAGATGGTGATGAAAAGTGATGAATGAAGGCTAGAATCAAGGGGGTTTATAAGCATGAACAAGTAAGGGATGGAATACTTACGTTTTGAGGCTTTTAAGAGTGTTCACGGTTgaagatagttgagagagaatacgGATGTTCACGGTTGGAGCTTGAAGAAATGAGGAGAAAAATGTGTGAACCACATATATATAGAGGGTGGTTCACGGCCGAAGCATGGGTTCACAGTCGTGAATCTGGTTTGTGGCTATGAACTCCCTTTGAAGGTGTTCCAGGCTCGATTACAAACTACAGATTCCAAGATAACGCTTCCCAACATTCAACCCTTGAGTGTAGTAGGCCTAAAGACTCTCAAACCGACCCTGAATACAATAAAGTGATAACAGAAACGAGTCTGACTTCTATTGGATGAATTTGATTTATAGATAatgatttcgggttgtcacaatatgtgTTTCCACGCAATGCGTGGGAtttcgcctagtatacttataaatgagGCCTTTTTCCAATCATCTCATGCATTTGAATCCCCACACAAATTTCCAAACaactcatgcatttgaaactcccacacattttcaccttcaaagtaattaatcacaCGTCATACATTTTATATAGTCATACATTTTATATAATTGAAATTTTATACCTACGGATGGAACTATGGATGGTGAATTTAGAGCATGGCATGAAAGAACAATTGATTTTGCTCCTACGTACTTTAACAAAATAATCATTTTgcattatttaaaagtataaattaacatatgtatttatatctatatataCTTAAAAAGAGACATTTTTACTTGCGTCGCATGTATTTGAAACATCCATgacttttcattttctttctgataattattataaattagttaataatgttaaactcataaaaaaaactaaattcaaatcataaattaactaaactaaAATATTgaaatatcatattttacttctatttttaaaattttggctttaactttttaacatgttatatttaacttattagtttagatatatTGTAGTTTGTGAgcaattgtcattttaaagtcaCAACTTTTGTATAGTTTATGATTTTTGCAAGAtggttaaattattaatttcaatatactGTTAAAAAGTTaagttaaattaaaattccagttaaatttaaacaaaaaaaaaacaagagactattctataaatagttaaaagttataaattatagtgttgaatctaaattgtaatcctaaattaacaaaaaaaaacataaaattattttttataatcattaagaattttcaaataaatatcttaaaaataacttacaaaagaatagttaaaagtaatattatataaaaaaaattataatgatatctttaaaaacaaaaataatatttattgttttaaataattacagtcaaagaaactaacaatattcatcaaaaaaaaaaatttaaaaatttaaatttctgaaaccacattaaaataattaagaatttccaaatatgttattttaaataacttgCAACAATAATAGTTAAAATTAACATTAAATACAAAATTATATTACTATATTTAAACACAAAAACAATGTTAGAtgctttaaataattaaaatgatagaaattaaaatcataaggaaataaatttttaaaaattaattaatcataacaacagctataaatatcattaaaccatgtattatatttaattttatttatgagtacCCTGCATGTAGAAGTCATTGAGACAATTAAGATTATAGAATTTTAAAGGATgtctacattatcatataattcaaaacaaacaataTGTATACCAACTTGTTAtatgatttcttttataagatctAACGAAAAcgtcattgatatatttaaaaaacatatatttttaaatatttcaaatatattattgtaTTTCGCGCAACGCGCAAGTATTCGTTGGTATACTTATAAAAGAGACATTTTTACTTACACCACATGAATTTGAAACCtcgatgacttttcaatttcattttaataattattataaatttgtTAATGatcttaaattaatacaaaaacaaaattctaaccataaattaattaaactacaatattaaaatattatattttatttttatttataaaattatgcaTGACTTTTTAACATACCTTATTACTTCAGACACAAAGTTAATATAAAGATTATATTAGTCTAACGTGGTTTTGTTTTCTAATatttgatataataataataataataataataataataattttttggtCTAATATAGCTAGATTATTAaacatctatatctatatctttaTTATACTATAGTTATATAGGATGCATTTTTCCATTCACCTCaagcatttgaaacccccacacaAATTTCAAGCACCTCATGCATCCGAAACCCCCACATATTTTAACAttcaaagtaattaatcacacatcatgaaaggttttataacttatataatatatttagcaAACAATTAATGGATAGTCTACTATGAAAATGTTTGAGGGTTTTGGATAATTTTTCtagccatgttattatgttaaagtttttaatttgtaagtttggtaTATACTAATTCTCTTTTAatatttttcttggtttaagtattcttttaagacaatcattgtatattgtggttgaaactttaatgtaattagattagattcatgttatcgatcatagGTTATGGAAAGtgatatagataatatttaattaaatattgtatacatgtttgtatgtttgtgttgcttcaaagtaataattaataaaaaaaatcatggatatgcaaTATTATCCATAGTGCCCATGTAAGCCtctttaaaatgcaaattgtctatcttatcattttatattttattatatgtttaacattttaattataataataaatgtCTTTTAATAGTTTTCTTtcgtttattaataataataagtggttttaaaactaatgaaccataattataaacaataaaatgaaattataaaaatcatggatatgtcatacaGTCATAGTGTACATGCAAGTCttttttgaaatgcaaattgtctaccTTATCAGTTTActatttagtgtatgtttcatATTTTAATAGTAGTATTATGTGTTTCATAAAAGTTTTCgttaacttattaataataataagtggtttaaaactaAAGAGcaataattttaaatgataataacatcaatttataaattacataacattaacaacaaataaattgtattttaaacgAACATcgttattgaaattagaaaataatcacataagtaaaaatttaaattaatcaatcataacaattgttaaaaataatataaaatagataattatatttaattttataaatgagGAAGGTGCATTGATGTAAATGAATAATATTGATCAAAATATTAATTCAGAGTTAATGTgaataacataaccattttatatatttttcaacattttaacaatatattttttaaCCTATTATGTGCAACGCACGTAAATTcgtctagtatacttataaaggaaacattattcctttcaccacattcatttgaaattctcatgtattttttctttcaccacattcatttgaaactcccatgacttttcattttctttctaataatgattataagttggttaataagattaaataaatatcaaacctaaagtgtaatcatatataaactaaatttcaatattaaaataatacatttACTTTTACtcataaagttatgtttttttttaacttttaacatattataattgatttattagttttaatatattgttggatgtaaaccattatcattttaaaactacaacttttgaacagtttgtataaaatacttcaattataaatttaaatataacattacaggatcaacttaaatataaattttagtttaacgtaaataacccaaagaatattttgtaaatatttaaaagtgataaattgtagtgtctttctaattatgattataagttggttaataaggttaaataaatatcaaacctaaagtgtaatcataaatgaactaaattttaatattaaaataatatatttacttctacttataaagttatgcctttaacttttaacatattatacttaatttattagatttaatatgttgttgtatgtaaaccattatcagtttaaaactacaacttttgagcagtttgaacaaaatacttaaattgttaatttaaatataacattacagtgtcaacttaaatataaattttagttccacataaaaaacccaatgaatattttgtgaatagttcaaagtgataaattgtagtgctaaatgcaaaaactaaattataatctcaatttaactaaaatattttttaaagatatttttataatcgttaaaagttttcaaataagtagcttaaaataacttacaataacaaaagataaaaataactctatataaatgattatattgttacctttaaaatcaaaaaacaatgtttgatgttttaaataattataatcataaaaattaaaatgttaagtaataatttttaaaaaattaattatcaataacaactataaataacattaaaccatatattatatttaattttattcataagtaactttgcaggtagaagtcattcaaatggttgagattatgtagttataatagatgtatatattatcatataattcaaaataatcaatatattatatcagttTAGTATAAgagttattatatcaaatttaaaaacattattgttatatttaaaaataacatatatatttgtaaaaatttcaactatataggtgtttctgcgcaacgcgcggacattcgccaAGTCTATATATCTCATAATAGAGGCATATTTCTAAGCATCGTATTCATTTAAAACTCTCATTACAATTCAAAAGTTTCTAATTTATGTGCATTTAGTACTTACtactcaagagtttttaacttatgattattaattagtaattaataatgactttttattttccttttatttaacACTTTGTAACTTATATTAGTGGTATATAAGTAAGTTTTGCTTATATAAACATTCATATCTTTCCAAGGTGGTAAATGAGTTTTGTAGGATGTGAAGAATCgtatagagaaaaaaaaattgagaataTCGAGCTCTATTTTGGGTATTTTCCACTTCCATCTAACTGGTTATTTGTTTTACATTGTAAGCTTATTTACTAATTTTCTAGGATGTGTATATAGATAAAAACAAGATTTGAGAATTTTCAATTTCCAACTAATTGATTATTTTTTTACATTATAAGCTTATTTACTAAGTTTAATATTAGtagcaacatatatatatatatatatatatatatatatatatatatatatatatatatatatatatatatatatatgtgtgtgtgttattaGATATGTCGTTGATGTTGGTTATACTACTGTGTTCCAAACAATAGAAAGATTTTGAAACTAGAGATTTAATCGACTTCGAAGATATGATTAATGATATTTGGTTAAAGTTTTGTGACTTTATTATtgatacttaatatatatatatatatatatatatatatatatatatatatatatatatatatatatatatatatatatatatattatgatctATAGTTCAACGTGCATTTAAATTATATCCAAATTTGGAGGTTCATATTTCATTTGTAAATGATTTTTTCATCAAATTATATTAATTCAGCGCAACGTGCGGGTAGTTGCCTGGTATACTTATAAAAGAGACATTTTTATTTGCaccacatgcatttgaaacttgcatgacttttcaatttctttctaataattattataaattggttaataatgttacaTTAATACAAAAACTAGATTCTAACcataaattaactaaactacaatattaacatatcatattttacttttatttataaaattatgagtttaactttttaacataCCTTATTACTTTAGATATGTTGTCATATGTGAACAATTGTCATTTTAAAGCCACAACttttatatgatttatgattttatgcaaaatagttaaattgTTAATTTCAATCAATTTTAAACTCAcaacttttgtataatttatgattttatgcgAAATAGTTAAACTATTAATTTTCACTATAATGTTAAACGattaacttaaatcaaaattttaactaaacttaaaaaaatcaactattttataaatagttaaaagttacaCATTATGGTGtaaaacctaaattgtaatcctaACAAAAAAAACTATGTAACTATTTTTTATAGTCGTTAACAATTTTCAAATAAGTGGCTTAAgaataacttacaataaaaatGGTTAAAAGTAatactatataaaaaaattataatgttacctttaaaaacaaaaacaatgtttgttgttttaaataactacaatcaaagaaactaacaatatcatcaaataatatttaaaaaagttaaatttctgaaaccaaattaaaataattaagagtttcaaaatacgttattttaaataacttaaaacaaaaatagttaaaaataacattatatagaaaaattatattattacttttaaaaacaaaaaaaaatatttgatgttttaaataattacaatgatagaaattaaaatctaaaacaaataaactttttaaaattaattaatcataacaaaaaacgaaatctccagaaaagtcctaaaattttaccgtaatttacgaaaaagtcctaaactaaaatttgtttacgaaaaagCATGAATTACCGGTAAAAATAGCGATTTGACCCCTTTTTCCCGGTTTTACCAGTTTCATTACTTATCTGtttcattaaagtctcattattttacctTACTTTACAAATACGTACCAAACTAAAATTTGGTGATGATTTGACCCTTTTTCTTTATGTAAGATACATTTTACCGGTTTTATTGTTGACCCGAATGTCTAGTCATTAAATAAGATGATGAGATGAATATATTGAGTTATATAACGTTATGTTTCACATAAAATTTGATATCCTGATGTATTGTATATTTTTTTGGAAATAAAATGCATCCAACGAAAACTACAATAATTACATAAACTAGCAACAACTGCGTTTATTTTTACGTTTATAGATATATCAATTGTCTATCTAATCTTATGTAACCCAATATATCTATCTCTTCAGACATCAACTCATTTTCTGCCATTTTTTCCTGGAATCACACATTTTATTGGTTTCTTGCTGACCTATATACATAATCATAaatgagtcgatgagatggatatAAAATTTTACAGTAAATGTAGCATTATATAACCCATCGTATATATATTATCAGCTAATTTAATGACTATGTGTCTAAGTCAGCAATGAAACCGATAAAATGTATGTTACATGAAGAAAAAGGCGAAATCATCACTAAAATTTATTTTAGGACTTATTTGTAAATTAGAGTAAAATAATAGGACTTTAGTGAAATAGGTAAGTAATAAGACTGATAAACCGGAAAAAATGGGGTCAAATCGCCATTTTTACCGGTAATTCATGCTTTTtcgtaaattagggtaaaattTTACGACTTTTCTGGATATTTCCCTAACAAAAagtataaatatcattaaactatatattatatttaattttatttatgagttACCCACAGATAAAGGTCATTGAAACAATTAGgattatagaattttaaaagatgtcTACATTTTATATAATTCAAAAAAGAACATGTTTATACTAACTTcttataagatttattatatacgagctaacaaaaacatcattgttatattaaaaaaaacatatatttgtcaAGATTTCAAGCATATTGTTATATTTTGCGCGACGCGTGGGTATTCacctaatatacttataatacattaattttTTCTTCAATcaaattcatttgaaacccccaacTTTTTAacttctttttaaattaatacgTTAAATCTAATATTATTGTAATTTCAATATTGATTATTTGTTCTCATTATAATATAGTTAGTTTGTTAATCTAAATATGATGTTAAATTGAAAACATAAATATattcaaaatcaatttttttctaaatagttataaaagtttaaatataAGATCTAAATAACAAAtgtcaaattaacaaaaaaaagttgattaaatttactttttataataataattttttcctCAAAATAGAtagtttaaaataaattaaaaaaattaaaattttaaatataatattaaatataaaacatgTATCAAAATATAATCTTAAAAttcattaaaaataataaaggtataaataaaatgttaaatataaaaCCTACATCGTAATTTCATATTCACACATAACCTCTAAATATATTTCATTGAATTACTATCACATAAAATATGTCTATCAAaattgagtttatttttattttcacggGTAACGGCTATTTAGATGAtgcaattttaaataaaataatatgggACCTCTTATTTAAATACTCATAAATCCATGACGCGAAAGTAATTTTGTGCACCCATGTTAGATAATATTTATCATTTATCTAAAATACTTAAAATGTTTTATAATAAATTAGTGTAAGAATCATTAATTTAAAGTTACTAAcgataaaatatttattttaataacatataattatcaatattttaattataattgCGCAACGCGTAGGATATCGCTTATTTTCATAATAAAGATCGTGCTCGtacattactatatatatatatatatatatatatatatatatatatatatatatatatatatatatattccaattaATCTTTTCTTGAGTCATTATTGCATCGTCCGTGGGTATGACCCCTAGTTGTAAATATTTTGCGTATTGCTCACCTAAGCTGGGCAGCCATAGATATGTGCGGGGAGTATGACCGCAGAGACCCATGTCATGTAGGGGCTTAATCTTTTTTAGATATATTAATAGTAGCAACGGATTAGTGACAAATTAACGACTTAACAGTGAGAAAATAATGAATATTACTTTAATAACAATTATCAATTTAGTATTAATGATGGTTAAttgtataaaaattatatttaaaaaccAATTTTGACATGGGATAATATTAGATTAATATTTTTACCTATAGAAGAAGTCCAACATAATGATGAGTGTTTGGGGTGTAAGGTTGAGAGTTCGATTCTTTTAAACTATCTTTTGTGGTATCACATGTAGAGAATTTTTCTCTAAAAAATCTATAGGTGCGGTGTTTGCCCTATAAACGAGCTCGATCTCGGGATACTCTTTGAAATAATGCGTGTATGCTACCATTCGATTTTTTTTGccgttttccaaaaaaaataaaaaataaaaataaaaataaataaataaataaataaagatctaCTATTTTAATTGATAGATATGAGATATTAGAACACAAAAATGTAATAGATACTACGGTTTTTTGTAAAAGTTGTATCCTTataaaagaataactaattaatagAAATAAGAAATAATCAAACATCCAATATATGTATATAGGTGTTTTCGAACTCTTTCTTATATATACTTTCTTCTTCTTTTAACTTAGCAGCTTAGCATCTATACAATTAGAcataaagtttaatatattaagaAAAAAGTAGCAAAAGACATCTTTGGATCCCTAGAAATCCAAAAGAAAAGGTTTAGATAATGAAAGGAAACTGTTCTAGCAAAGGTATATCTGAGTTCAAAGAAAACTTCACAGGTTTTGGTAACATGCAAACCTCAAAATGCAACCAAATGTTTGCATATTTATTCAACATGTTTTCGGATTTTCTTTGACAATTCAACCATTATCTACAgttaaaacataaacataactGAATATGGACTCAAAAGGAAGAACTACACCAACCCATGTATATCAACAATTGGAACCCTCAATCGAGTGGGTAAATGAGGACGATTGCAACACtcttcttgtttatctccccgGTTTGTGCTTTTTCTTTCTTATATTTTTCATTCTTAAAATCTTTGTTATTCAATTGTATGATAATTTCTTTATCTTTTCATATATTATGGGTATTCTCTTTTATAATAAATCGAATTTAGGTCTATAGATCTATTAATATTCATGGGTTTTGGAAGTCCAAAGACTCATAAAGACGAAAACAATTAGAATTAGCATTCATTGCATAGCATTTTAGTGTTTGTTACCaatattgaaattgaaattgtatCTTTAAATTGGTTATTTAAATATGAGATGATCATAAAAATAACCATCAATACGAGTTGATATTTTTATAACCAAATAACCCAATTGCAAAACTTATCATCATTTCAGAAATGGGTAGGTCCATTTTAGACTTGTTTCGGATACTTTATGTTACCAAACATACTTTTTATAATAGAAAATGAATGTTTAGGGTTTTGGGTTTCAGACATATATTTACTCTCGTTTAGTTGAgcaaacaacaaaaataaacaattaatgtGTAAAAAGATTTAGTATACATATTATATATCATCCAAATCAGAAACGGTTATTTTGCTAAATGGCTAAAAGATTGGTAATTTACATGTTGATTATCCCATAGAAAATAATGTAATCATTTTAGATTATTTTTGTTCAAAATTCTTAAAACAAGTAAAACTCGACAGGTTTCACAAAGGAACAACTGAGGGTTCAATTAAGATCAAAGACGTTGATCATCAGCGGTGAACGTAAACTCCATGACAACGCATGGATTCGATTCCGGAAAGAATTTATTGCTTCAGAACAATGTGTTATCAGCAAAATAAGTGCGAAATTTGAAGGCAGCATATTGTTTGTTAAGCAGCCAAAATCCGTCGCCCCAATGGCGGAAGAAGAAGGAAAACCCCCCATCGAAGCTCCTGCTCCAAAACCAGAGAAACCAATTGACGAAACAAAAAAGCATCAGAAAAGAACCCGAGTTGAACACGATACCAAACCCACTTCCACGACAGAGTCAAATGACAGAAATGGTGTTGGTCAGAACGCGAAAAAAGATTCTGAGAAGAACGTAGAGTTGAAGGAACAGAAAGGTGTTTGTGAAAATGCGTCAGAGAAGAAGGTGAGTGATTTGGGTTTTGTGATGAAGATGAAACCATCGAAGAAtgtagtgaatttgattttggtgcttgtggtGGGATTATTGGTGGGTGTTTATTGCTCCGAAGCAATCAAGTCTTGCAACGCTTGAGAATATGTGAAAGTTTTACTTATTAACTTGTAAAATTGTGAATTAATTTGAGTGAAATTAATAAAGAGTTCTTGATTTCGATTTTTTAAAGTGGTTTGAATTTGAGTAACAACAAACGAGATTGGATTTGTATCCTTTGGTTATGTTTCTAGCAAAAGAACAACATCGAACAAATTACAAATGTTATAAAATTTGGGTGTAAATGTAATACAAAGACAGTGGATTAGCATCAAAATCTGTTACTTCAGAGTGGTTGTTAAAATCATGATCCTATTGTACTTGTATGATCGTATGATTATATGATCTCATCTAGGCAAGCCGATTTCAATCTTATTTGGATCTTTTTTCGGTAAAATCGTGGTAAGATCATAGGatggttatttttttttaaatctaatatttatttatgaacaaatagctaaaatcgtccatatggtttggtcaaattttgcatgtttggtccctaacttttgttTTGCACTCAGACCGTCCTCATAATATGATTTTGTTGCGTGTTTCGTCTCTCCCTAAGATGAAAAGACTATATTGCCCATTGTGTTAACTTTTTTtcacttttttattattttctttattatttattaattaaaggaAAACAATTAAGTGATTTATAGACATGTGGGGCCACTCATACTCCCACTTGCACAACAAACACCATAGACCACCGATAACCACCACATGCCTCTAAAAACCACTACTagccaacaacaaccaccatcgGCCACCGACAATCACCACCCACTGATTCCAACATCACCACTATCAATCGATTCCGACTCCATTACAGACCATATAATCGATTTCATCAGGTCACACCCACAAGATCAAATCTTAAAAATCAAACTTGAACACATAAATCAAAACCATAATAGTATCAAATTCTGAAATAAAGAACCTAACCAAATCAAATCCTAATATCCCAAATTCAAAACCTAAGCTAAAATGAAAACCAGATATggaaatcaatacacaaaacGAAAACCCTAACCTGAAATCGGTGATGAAAGAAAAAAACTGATGAAATCCCATAAATCAAATACAATTTTCCATAAGAATTGGGTTAAAGGGAACGACACTCAGTAAAAGAGATGGTGGTGGTCGGAGGATTTTGGTGAACACGGTGCTCCACCTGCGACGAAGTAGTGAGAACCATAACCGCCACTCCTAAACCCTTTATAGAATCAATAGCGGGGACAGCCACCTGCACCACTATCACAGGGACGATTTTACAAATCTATCCAGGTAGATGGCGAAGAGGGAGGAGTAAGGATGGAGCAGATAGGGGCGACATGAAGAAAAGAGGGATTAATGATGCAAATTGATGGTATCTGGTGGTTTCCTGGTGTCTTCCGGTGATGTTTCCTGGTGGTTTCCCGACGATGCTTCGTCGGTGATTGTGGCTTCCGGTAAGAGAATGAGAGGTCGAGACTGAGAGTATTATGAGGCAAATGAAGGTGATGAGTGATGATGGCGGGAGAGATATTGGGTGTGAGGGACCCACATtttttatttctaataatattctttcacatgttaatttttaaaaaaaaaatcaaaaagaaatCAAAAAAGAAATGATTAAGGGTAATATAGTATTTTCATGTATGCGAGGGACAAAAAATGCAAACAAATGAAACAACAGGGACGAAACACGCAACAAAATCATAATATGAGGATCGTCTAAGTGCAAaacaaaagttagggaccaaacatgtaaatttaagcaaaccatagggacgattttagTAATTTGTTCTTTATTTATTGAACTAACAACTTGGAATACCTATTTTGAACCCTTTATTGTTCAATGATGTATtggatatgtattttttttatgttttaaactatttattGTTAACCATATGGTTAACTATTAAATgaaaatgtattttatattttaaaataatttttggtACGATCTTATGATCCGATTCGATCTTACACTCATGATTTTATAAACAGAAaacaattttacatatttatgatCTTGACAATTTTGTTTTATACTACttctatataattttttatta
The genomic region above belongs to Lactuca sativa cultivar Salinas chromosome 4, Lsat_Salinas_v11, whole genome shotgun sequence and contains:
- the LOC111883172 gene encoding inactive protein RESTRICTED TEV MOVEMENT 2 codes for the protein MDSKGRTTPTHVYQQLEPSIEWVNEDDCNTLLVYLPGFTKEQLRVQLRSKTLIISGERKLHDNAWIRFRKEFIASEQCVISKISAKFEGSILFVKQPKSVAPMAEEEGKPPIEAPAPKPEKPIDETKKHQKRTRVEHDTKPTSTTESNDRNGVGQNAKKDSEKNVELKEQKGVCENASEKKVSDLGFVMKMKPSKNVVNLILVLVVGLLVGVYCSEAIKSCNA